The genomic region gaCTGAGAAGGTGGGACTGCTACCCGTACCCAACTCACATACTTCCACCCTAGGACCTGATGGCACACGCGGCAAAATAAATCGCGCACGGTATGCTTGCCTGTCCGCATGGTACGGTCCTCAGCCTCTGCGGAGGTATAGGCGTTGACGCTGGGGTCAGGCTCTCCTTGATTGAATACGGAATACGCACACATGGCGACAGAGGTACGCTCGGCCGTGCTGGCCGGTGAAGTtctggggttagtgggGTGCTGGGCGAGGGTGTGCATTGAGGGGTGGGGTTTGGGAGCAAgggtggaggaagaaggGGGGAGGGTTGTGTGTGaggggatgaggttgaAGGGGTGAAAGGAGGGGCCTAGGATGAGATGGGGGGTTTTGAGAAGAGAGGGCGATGGGATAAGGAGACGAACCCGGTGTGATAGATGCAATACCAGACGCTCAACGACTCACCTTACTCATGACACTCTCCTGCACGGCGAGGTGGTTACCGCATGAGCGACAGACATAAACCGTCTCGCCAGCGAGGTAAGTGCGATAACTGCGGCCCATGTTGGGCAAAGGATGCTAATGGGGGTAAGGCGGTTGGGGGATAGAGACAGGCCAGGATATGCGGCCTGCCTTGTCGGCGCCAGTGGGGCAATGCtgcgggcggcggggtTGTGGGTGGGATGTGTGGGGGGTGGCAATGAGGTCACCGGTGAGACAGATAGCTGGCCAGGGGAATGAAGGGAAGAAGGGATTGAGTGTGATGATGAGGCTGAGTGTGGTGGCGATGAAGAgatgagggggaggaggtagaAGATATGAGAGATGATGATCAAGACGATAGTGATAGTGATAGTGATCGTGATAGTGATAGTTGGGGTGGGCTGTTGTAGGGAAGGTAAGTGCGTGTCCTAGTCGCAATGGTCATGAATCACTTTCCGGTAACTACCGGCCCTGCCCTAGGTCTGGTTGCTTCCGTCCCGATTTAACACCATACATCTATAACATATAGATATATAGATATTCAGATCCTAGCTTTCAGACTATGGCATTTACATGGAGGGCCAGAGGCTTTGGAGGCTCGTA from Cutaneotrichosporon cavernicola HIS019 DNA, chromosome: 2 harbors:
- a CDS encoding uncharacterized protein (Belongs to the yippee family), with product MGRSYRTYLAGETVYVCRSCGNHLAVQESVMSKNFTGQHGRAYLCRHVVNAYTSAEAEDRTMRTGKHTVRDLFCRVCHQVLGWKYEFAYEPTEKYKEGKFIIEREMIYECPERKRNVDKPVIEVIQEVITSQVPVGRG